A window from Drosophila kikkawai strain 14028-0561.14 chromosome 2L, DkikHiC1v2, whole genome shotgun sequence encodes these proteins:
- the Reps gene encoding ralBP1-associated Eps domain-containing protein 1 isoform X2, producing MDVSLTEPETRFYSELFQCCDVEKTGKVPMLKATELFRSADIANEAVIEITGLAGIPSTALHISRTQFYSCLKLIAAHQAAMPLRQELISATMPLPLPHFSWKEAATAPVAVENGLAALPPPPPTDRRNSLRRNSQQEQLQDTSDLPSTDSEVEQNESVDEATGHGRGGTDGSGVVSSSSRENVGRRRGGAGAGAGGSPEAWSTNSDSPTPTNSVAERPWAQDTLWQGLLGDEHRQLLGTEEESSDRHSSDDEDNENELVTLYQITPEQREYYNKQFRTVQRDPHGLLSGQAARIFFEKSRIPVEELRHIWQLCDVTRDGALSLSEFTAAMHLVVLRRNNIPLPTSLPHCLHPNVLLAAMGGGQGVTSSSSSAAALPQEPPEADLLHLNDDDEDDHTDNTIIAGNLSGGSSSTTSKPRPNVPPGDKNIMNLSTISTSSQASNSSRREATPPKNRSISNSPSTEKPVTGAVPASGNAVDTSTNAASQWTKFSESPTTSAGPVQSTTGGGAAATVVGAPAVSSPGLKPALFDMKRSAQDVVSNPQILHPVPLRVTPIGTAVASSAEASNDNESVVVLREDSPKAITSTTSVISQSSGSAVLSSGVISGSHRESSDLRAIQRPQAKKLPAKNSALPPPPQRESSIGSSGPSEPPEQQTVFVASKKEPPPLPPPRPHRHARSSSLDLNKFKMGATGGAQQAEMDEQQLHSLPPAAPPPQAAVVPPTRITLQQAQQRVSAFEVYRKPQTPRGSQSPPQQPPPPAPGLATTTQVGLLPSAESFEKRVSAISDSLRHVSFKQGQANTTEVLQRLREQNNSLLHLCNDLSDELLSVQTRKEEMRLKLEGLTAGEAPGRTSSSISAPVTANVTGGSSGSAGASVYTNI from the exons ATGGACGTGTCGCTAACGGAGCCGGAGACGCGGTTCTACAGTGAGCTCTTTCAATGCTGCGACGTGGAGAAGACTGGCAAGGTGCCCATGCTGAAGGCCACAGAGCTTTTTCGCTCGGCGGACATCGCCAACGAGGCGGTGATTGAG ATCACTGGCCTGGCAGGGATTCCCTCGACGGCGCTGCACATCTCGCGAACGCAGTTTTACTCATGCCTGAAGCTGATCGCCGCCCACCAGGCAGCCATGCCGCTGCGCCAGGAGCTGATCTCTGCCACAatgccgctgccactgccgcaCTTCAGCTGGAAGGAGGCAGCCACGGCTCCGGTGGCTGTTGAAAATGGACTGGCTGCCCTACCGCCCCCGCCGCCCACAGATCGGAGGAACTCCCTGCGCCGCAACtcgcagcaggagcagctgcaggaCACCTCTGACTTGCCCAGCACCGACTCCGAGGTGGAGCAGAACGAGTCCGTGGACGAAGCGACGGGCCATGGACGTGGGGGCACAGATGGCAGCGGAgtcgtcagcagcagcagccgggaGAATGTCGGG CGGCGTCGAGGTGGCGCTGGTGCCGGTGCTGGTGGTTCCCCGGAAGCCTGGAGCACCAACAGTGACAGCCCCACGCCGACCAACAGTGTGGCCGAGCGGCCCTGGGCGCAGGACACCCTATGGCAGGGCTTGCTGGGCGACGAGCACCGCCAGTTGCTGGGCACCGAGGAGGAGTCCTCGGATCGCCACAGCAGCGATGACGAAGACAACGAGAACGAGCTGGTGACTCTCTACCAGATAACGCCGGAACAGCGCGAGTACTACAATAAGCAGTTCAGGACGGTCCAAAGGGATCCGCATGGCCTGCTCTCTGGCCAGGCAGCACG AATCTTCTTTGAAAAAAGCCGAATTCCCGTGGAGGAGCTGCGCCACATCTGGCAGCTGTGCGACGTGACTCGCGATGGGGCACTAAGCCTTTCCGAGTTCACCGCCGCCATGCATCTTGTGGTTCTGCGGCGCAACAACATTCCGTTGCCGACCAGCCTGCCCCATTGTCTGCATCCCAACGTGCTGCTAGCGGCAATGGGCGGTGGTCAAGGTGTTacatcctcgtcgtcgtcggcggcGGCACTGCCCCAGGAACCTCCCGAGGCTGATCTCCTACACCTAAACGACGATGATGAAGATGACCACACAGACAATACAATCATTGCTGGCAATCTCAGCGGAGGCAGTTCCTCCACCACCAGCAAGCCGCGTCCCAACGTGCCACCCGGCGACAAGAACATCATGAATCTGAGCACCATCTCCACGTCCTCACAGGCAAGCAATAGCTCCCGGCGTGAGGCAACGCCGCCCAAGAACCGCAGTATCTCCAACTCGCCGAGTACCGAGAAACCGGTGACGGGAGCTGTTCCCGCTTCAGGAAACGCCGTAGACACAAGCACGAATGCCGCCAGTCAGTGGACAAAGTTCAGTGAATCTCCGACGACAAGTGCTGGCCCAGTGCAGTCCACCactggaggaggagctgcggCAACAGTAGTAGGCGCTCCTGCCGTCTCTAGTCCCGGGCTAAAACCAGCCCTGTTCGACATGAAGCGCTCTGCGCAGGACGTGGTCTCCAATCCCCAGATTCTGCACCCAGTGCCGCTACGAGTGACCCCTATCG GCACAGCCGTTGCTTCCTCTGCTGAAGCATCCAACGATAACGAAAGCGTTGTAGTGCTGCGCGAGGACAGTCCCAAGGCCATCACATCGACCACGTCGGTCATCAGTCAGTCATCTGGATCGGCTGTCTTATCATCGGGCGTCATTTCTGGCTCCCATCGCGAGAGCAGCGATTTGCGTGCCATCCAACGGCCCCAGGCCAAGAAGCTGCCTGCCAAAAACAGTgctctgccgccgccgccgcagcgtGAGTCGAGCATCGGATCCAGTGGTCCCAGTGAGCCGCCTGAGCAGCAAACCGTTTTCGTGGCATCCAAGAAGGAGCCGCCACCCCTGCCGCCGCCTAGGCCGCATCGTCATGCGCGGAGCAGTAGCCTGGACTTGAACAAGTTCAAAATGGGCGCAACAGGGGGTGCCCAGCAGGCGGAG ATGGACGAACAGCAGCTGCACTcgctgccgccggcagcaCCTCCCCCTCAGGCTGCAGTGGTGCCGCCCACCAGGATTACTTTGCAGCAGGCTCAGCAGCGTGTCTCTGCCTTCGAGGTCTATCGAAAGCCACAGACGCCGCGCGGATCTCAATCGCCGCCACAGCAGCCGCCACCTCCGGCTCCGGGCCTGGCAACGACTACCCAAGTAGGTCTGCTGCCCAGTGCCGAGAGCTTTGAGAAGCGGGTGTCCGCCATCAGTGACTCGTTGCGCCATGTATCCTTCAAGCAGGGCCAGGCCAACACCACAGAGGTCTTGCAGCGATTACGGGAGCAAAACAACTCACTGCTGCATCTTTGCAACGATTTGAGCGACGAGCTGCTGAGTGTGCAGACGCGCAAGGAGGAGATGCGTCTCAAGCTAGAGGGACTGACGGCCGGCGAGGCTCCTGGGCGAACCAGCTCCTCGATATCAGCGCCGGTGACGGCTAACGTGACTGGCGGCTCCTCCGGTTCTGCAGGGGCTTCTGTCTATACCAACATTTAA
- the Reps gene encoding ralBP1-associated Eps domain-containing protein 1 isoform X1 yields the protein MDVSLTEPETRFYSELFQCCDVEKTGKVPMLKATELFRSADIANEAVIEITGLAGIPSTALHISRTQFYSCLKLIAAHQAAMPLRQELISATMPLPLPHFSWKEAATAPVAVENGLAALPPPPPTDRRNSLRRNSQQEQLQDTSDLPSTDSEVEQNESVDEATGHGRGGTDGSGVVSSSSRENVGRRRGGAGAGAGGSPEAWSTNSDSPTPTNSVAERPWAQDTLWQGLLGDEHRQLLGTEEESSDRHSSDDEDNENELVTLYQITPEQREYYNKQFRTVQRDPHGLLSGQAARIFFEKSRIPVEELRHIWQLCDVTRDGALSLSEFTAAMHLVVLRRNNIPLPTSLPHCLHPNVLLAAMGGGQGVTSSSSSAAALPQEPPEADLLHLNDDDEDDHTDNTIIAGNLSGGSSSTTSKPRPNVPPGDKNIMNLSTISTSSQASNSSRREATPPKNRSISNSPSTEKPVTGAVPASGNAVDTSTNAASQWTKFSESPTTSAGPVQSTTGGGAAATVVGAPAVSSPGLKPALFDMKRSAQDVVSNPQILHPVPLRVTPIGTAVASSAEASNDNESVVVLREDSPKAITSTTSVISQSSGSAVLSSGVISGSHRESSDLRAIQRPQAKKLPAKNSALPPPPQRESSIGSSGPSEPPEQQTVFVASKKEPPPLPPPRPHRHARSSSLDLNKFKMGATGGAQQAEITAQASFDMQTSTGFADFTHFADEGAANVMDEQQLHSLPPAAPPPQAAVVPPTRITLQQAQQRVSAFEVYRKPQTPRGSQSPPQQPPPPAPGLATTTQVGLLPSAESFEKRVSAISDSLRHVSFKQGQANTTEVLQRLREQNNSLLHLCNDLSDELLSVQTRKEEMRLKLEGLTAGEAPGRTSSSISAPVTANVTGGSSGSAGASVYTNI from the exons ATGGACGTGTCGCTAACGGAGCCGGAGACGCGGTTCTACAGTGAGCTCTTTCAATGCTGCGACGTGGAGAAGACTGGCAAGGTGCCCATGCTGAAGGCCACAGAGCTTTTTCGCTCGGCGGACATCGCCAACGAGGCGGTGATTGAG ATCACTGGCCTGGCAGGGATTCCCTCGACGGCGCTGCACATCTCGCGAACGCAGTTTTACTCATGCCTGAAGCTGATCGCCGCCCACCAGGCAGCCATGCCGCTGCGCCAGGAGCTGATCTCTGCCACAatgccgctgccactgccgcaCTTCAGCTGGAAGGAGGCAGCCACGGCTCCGGTGGCTGTTGAAAATGGACTGGCTGCCCTACCGCCCCCGCCGCCCACAGATCGGAGGAACTCCCTGCGCCGCAACtcgcagcaggagcagctgcaggaCACCTCTGACTTGCCCAGCACCGACTCCGAGGTGGAGCAGAACGAGTCCGTGGACGAAGCGACGGGCCATGGACGTGGGGGCACAGATGGCAGCGGAgtcgtcagcagcagcagccgggaGAATGTCGGG CGGCGTCGAGGTGGCGCTGGTGCCGGTGCTGGTGGTTCCCCGGAAGCCTGGAGCACCAACAGTGACAGCCCCACGCCGACCAACAGTGTGGCCGAGCGGCCCTGGGCGCAGGACACCCTATGGCAGGGCTTGCTGGGCGACGAGCACCGCCAGTTGCTGGGCACCGAGGAGGAGTCCTCGGATCGCCACAGCAGCGATGACGAAGACAACGAGAACGAGCTGGTGACTCTCTACCAGATAACGCCGGAACAGCGCGAGTACTACAATAAGCAGTTCAGGACGGTCCAAAGGGATCCGCATGGCCTGCTCTCTGGCCAGGCAGCACG AATCTTCTTTGAAAAAAGCCGAATTCCCGTGGAGGAGCTGCGCCACATCTGGCAGCTGTGCGACGTGACTCGCGATGGGGCACTAAGCCTTTCCGAGTTCACCGCCGCCATGCATCTTGTGGTTCTGCGGCGCAACAACATTCCGTTGCCGACCAGCCTGCCCCATTGTCTGCATCCCAACGTGCTGCTAGCGGCAATGGGCGGTGGTCAAGGTGTTacatcctcgtcgtcgtcggcggcGGCACTGCCCCAGGAACCTCCCGAGGCTGATCTCCTACACCTAAACGACGATGATGAAGATGACCACACAGACAATACAATCATTGCTGGCAATCTCAGCGGAGGCAGTTCCTCCACCACCAGCAAGCCGCGTCCCAACGTGCCACCCGGCGACAAGAACATCATGAATCTGAGCACCATCTCCACGTCCTCACAGGCAAGCAATAGCTCCCGGCGTGAGGCAACGCCGCCCAAGAACCGCAGTATCTCCAACTCGCCGAGTACCGAGAAACCGGTGACGGGAGCTGTTCCCGCTTCAGGAAACGCCGTAGACACAAGCACGAATGCCGCCAGTCAGTGGACAAAGTTCAGTGAATCTCCGACGACAAGTGCTGGCCCAGTGCAGTCCACCactggaggaggagctgcggCAACAGTAGTAGGCGCTCCTGCCGTCTCTAGTCCCGGGCTAAAACCAGCCCTGTTCGACATGAAGCGCTCTGCGCAGGACGTGGTCTCCAATCCCCAGATTCTGCACCCAGTGCCGCTACGAGTGACCCCTATCG GCACAGCCGTTGCTTCCTCTGCTGAAGCATCCAACGATAACGAAAGCGTTGTAGTGCTGCGCGAGGACAGTCCCAAGGCCATCACATCGACCACGTCGGTCATCAGTCAGTCATCTGGATCGGCTGTCTTATCATCGGGCGTCATTTCTGGCTCCCATCGCGAGAGCAGCGATTTGCGTGCCATCCAACGGCCCCAGGCCAAGAAGCTGCCTGCCAAAAACAGTgctctgccgccgccgccgcagcgtGAGTCGAGCATCGGATCCAGTGGTCCCAGTGAGCCGCCTGAGCAGCAAACCGTTTTCGTGGCATCCAAGAAGGAGCCGCCACCCCTGCCGCCGCCTAGGCCGCATCGTCATGCGCGGAGCAGTAGCCTGGACTTGAACAAGTTCAAAATGGGCGCAACAGGGGGTGCCCAGCAGGCGGAG ATCACTGCGCAGGCCAGCTTTGATATGCAAACCTCAACGGGTTTTGCCGATTTCACGCACTTTGCCGACGAAGGCGCCGCGAACGTC ATGGACGAACAGCAGCTGCACTcgctgccgccggcagcaCCTCCCCCTCAGGCTGCAGTGGTGCCGCCCACCAGGATTACTTTGCAGCAGGCTCAGCAGCGTGTCTCTGCCTTCGAGGTCTATCGAAAGCCACAGACGCCGCGCGGATCTCAATCGCCGCCACAGCAGCCGCCACCTCCGGCTCCGGGCCTGGCAACGACTACCCAAGTAGGTCTGCTGCCCAGTGCCGAGAGCTTTGAGAAGCGGGTGTCCGCCATCAGTGACTCGTTGCGCCATGTATCCTTCAAGCAGGGCCAGGCCAACACCACAGAGGTCTTGCAGCGATTACGGGAGCAAAACAACTCACTGCTGCATCTTTGCAACGATTTGAGCGACGAGCTGCTGAGTGTGCAGACGCGCAAGGAGGAGATGCGTCTCAAGCTAGAGGGACTGACGGCCGGCGAGGCTCCTGGGCGAACCAGCTCCTCGATATCAGCGCCGGTGACGGCTAACGTGACTGGCGGCTCCTCCGGTTCTGCAGGGGCTTCTGTCTATACCAACATTTAA